In Mangifera indica cultivar Alphonso unplaced genomic scaffold, CATAS_Mindica_2.1 Un_0007, whole genome shotgun sequence, a single window of DNA contains:
- the LOC123205470 gene encoding uncharacterized protein LOC123205470 produces the protein MAPRKPQSPLSMPIGNCEVLINANNFTCKSDHPNTLQISLSKTAKIIISVREDVNSKSSDYICHRKSEETGEDYMFVLINPKNANANEKSYLQDVLKIYTRELPTMNYAANTGKQSMFLEKSVLNGKYCTLLMKSKSTERYEGAVAAITYQIVPADTQYAEIPLAAVSSVYQHKGFGHFLYMELRKRLQSVGIRTIICWGDKESEGFWLKQGFQSIAEVDRKGRARSLPIKADVRKALSFPGGSTLMISHLDKDPSANIPDSLNFCIPLKPCGESSFLSINRSLEPEINGEYNKLPVSLDQITSTAKSCQPEQSVKDGFPRENTRFAGFSVSLDSMPSCGDQTTFEQALCSYMDLDASKIEAETDATHCTCSAKRAKRRFWEASMSSLKSKKVKGSHHVDCQLDSNSDLVSKCDEALVISGSKSLVDVTTSDPLTTSCIKTSAKDAAVCTLAGLVGKEILSKGECFRIMLMNIADNYKKMHLTKVIENLGGVVTSDGILSSHVVTGKVRKTLNFCTALCSGAWIVSPSWLKQSFREGRFVDEVSYVLNDEEYELKHRSELRTAVLRAKARPGSLFKGYNISLAAHVEPPVKILSAIIKSAGGEVISGLENAKETSKTIFITSEEDMEEALTAVKKGIWTFSSEWLMNCIMRQELDFEAPQFAQSL, from the exons ATGGCGCCAAGAAAGCCTCAGTCTCCGCTCTCAATGCCAATAG GAAATTGTGAGGTTTTGATAAATGCAAATAACTTCACTTGCAAATCTGACCACCCAAATACCCTCCAAATCTCGCTTTCCAAGACTGCAAAAATCATTATATCAg TGAGAGAAGACGTAAATTCAAAGTCCAGTGATTATATATGTCACAGAAAATCTGAGGAAACTG GGGAGGATTATATGTTTGTGCTAATTAATCCTAAGAATGCCAATGCCAATGAGAAATCCTACCTACAG GATGTATTGAAGATATACACAAGAGAGCTCCCCACGATGAATTATGCTGCAAATACTGGAAAGCAATCAATGTTCCTTGAAAAAAGTGTACTGAACGG GAAATATTGTACGCTGCTTATGAAATCCAAATCCACAGAACGTTATGAAGGG GCTGTTGCTGCAATTACCTATCAAATTGTTCCTGCTGACACACAGTATGCTGAGATCCCCCTAGCTGCTGTTAGTTCAGTCTACCAACATAAG GGATTTGGTCACTTCTTGTATATGGAATTGAGGAAGAGACTTCAGAGTGTTGGTATACGCACAATAATTTGTTGGGGGGATAAGGAATCTGAAGGTTTTTGGCTTAAACAG GGTTTTCAATCTATAGCGGAGGTAGACAGAAAGGGTAGAGCTCGCAGTTTGCCCATTAAGGCTGATGTTCGTAAAGCATTATCCTTTCCTGGTGGTTCAACCCTCATGATCTCTCATCTTGATAAGGATCCTTCAGCAAACATTCCAGATTCTCTAAATTTCTGTATACCATTGAAGCCTTGTGGGGAGTCTTCATTCTTGTCTATTAATAGATCTTTAGAGCCTGAGATCAATGGAGAGTATAACAAGTTACCAGTGTCACTTGATCAAATCACTTCCACTGCAAAAAGTTGTCAACCTGAGCAGTCGGTAAAAGATGGGTTTCCAAGAGAAAATACCAGGTTTGCTG GTTTTTCTGTGAGTTTGGACTCAATGCCTAGTTGTGGGGACCAAACTACTTTTGAGCAAGCACTCTGCAGCTACATGGACCTTGATGCCTCCAAGATTGAGGCTGAAACTGATGCTACACACTGTACTTGCTCTGCAAAACGTGCAAAGAGGAGGTTTTGGGAAGCCTCAATGTCTTCGCTAAAGTCCAAAAAAGTTAAAGGAAGTCATCATGTTGATTGTCAACTAGATTCTAATTctgatttagtttcaaaatgtGATGAAGCCTTGGTAATTTCAGGAAGTAAATCTTTGGTTGATGTTACTACTAGTGATCCTTTGACTACTAGTTGCATAAAAACTAGTGCAAAAGATGCAGCTGTATGTACTTTAGCAGGTCTCGTTGGTAAAGAAATTTTGTCTAAGGGAGAATGCTTCAGAATCATGTTGATGAATATTGCTGACAATTATAAGAAAATGCACCTCACAAAG GTAATTGAAAACTTGGGCGGTGTTGTTACCAGTGATGGAATTTTAAGTTCACATGTTGTCACTGGAAAAGTGAGAAAGACCCTGAATTTCTGCACTGCTCTATGTTCCGG AGCATGGATAGTCTCACCCAGTTGGTTAAAACAAAGCTTTAGAGAAGGAAGATTTGTAG ATGAAGTATCCTATGTATTAAATGATGAAGAGTATGAGTTAAAGCACCGAAGTGAGTTGAGAACTGCAGTTCTTAGAGCTAAAGCAAGGCCAGGAAGTTTATTTAAAGGATATAATATAAGCTTGGCTGCTCATGTTGAACCCCCTGTCAAAATTCTATCTGCCATCATCAAGTCTGCTGGTGGAGAA GTTATCAGTGGATTGGAAAATGCGAAGGAAACATCAAAAACGATATTCATTACAAGTGAGGAAGACATGGAAGAAGCATTAACAGCTGTAAAGAAAGGAATATGGACTTTCAGCAGTGAGTGGTTGATGAATTGTATAATGAGGCAAGAGCTTGATTTTGAAGCTCCCCAGTTTGCACAATCTTTGTAA